Proteins from a genomic interval of Oxyura jamaicensis isolate SHBP4307 breed ruddy duck chromosome 10, BPBGC_Ojam_1.0, whole genome shotgun sequence:
- the CD276 gene encoding CD276 antigen: MLCPLLALALSLAGAMEIQVPEEPVVALFGRDATLRCSFSPEANFSLDDLSLIWQLTDTKRLVHSFSGGRDQLADQGGGYANRTALFYDQLAQGNVSLILRRVEIADEGSFTCFVRVRDYSSAAVTLQVAAPYSKPNLNLEPNKDLKPGDLAAVTCHASRGYPEASVLWQDSQGTNITENITTSQVANEEGLFDVHSVLQVLVEPSSTYSCLVRNPVLQQETHASVTITGQHLAFPAVALWVTVGLAVCVVVLLIVLAYICQKKIRESCEEEEENAGTEEQDDDGEEPKTALQPLKSTEDKADNEQEID, from the exons ATGCTCTGCCCGCTGCTCGCCCTGGCACTCAGCCTGGCAG GAGCCATGGAGATCCAGGTCCCGGAGGAGCCCGTGGTGGCCCTTTTTGGCCGAGACGCCACCTTGCGCTGCTCCTTCTCCCCCGAGGCCAATTTCAGCCTGGACGACCTCAGCCTCATCTGGCAGCTGACGGACACCAAGCGCTTGGTGCACAGCTTCTCCGGTGGCAGGGACCAGCTGGCCGACCAGGGCGGGGGCTACGCCAACCGCACGGCCCTCTTCTACGACCAGCTGGCCCAGGGCAACGTCTCGCTGATCCTCCGGCGCGTGGAGATTGCGGATGAGGGCAGCTTCACCTGCTTCGTCCGTGTCCGCGACTACAGCAGCGCTGCTGTGACTCTGCAGGTGGCAG CTCCCTACTCCAAGCCCAATTTGAACCTGGAGCCCAACAAAGACTTGAAGCCGGGGGACCTGGCGGCCGTGACTTGCCACGCATCCCGCGGCTACCCCGAGGCCAGCGTCCTCTGGCAGGACAGCCAGGGCACCAACATCACGGAGAACATCACCACGTCCCAGGTGGCCAACGAGGAAGGTCTCTTTGATGTGCACAGCGTCCTCCAGGTGCTGGtggagcccagcagcacctACTCCTGCCTGGTGCGAAACccggtgctgcagcaggagaccCATGCCTCTGTCACCATCACGG GCCAACACCTTGCCTTCCCCGCTGTGGCTCTCTGGGTGACAGTGGGGCTTGCCGTCTGCGTCGTGGTGCTGCTCATCGTCCTGGCTTACATCTGCCAGAAGAAAATTCGTGAGAGCtgcgaggaagaggaggaaaatgcag GGACGGAGGAACAGGACGACGATGGGGAAGAACCCAAGACAG ctctgcagccgCTGAAGAGCACAGAAGACAAAGCAG ATAATGAGCAAGAAATTGATTGA